A section of the Paenibacillus aurantius genome encodes:
- a CDS encoding LCP family protein → MRRFFKWVMLTLCLCVLGYGGYYGLSIYNSLNGLSKEGKDSIFTNPNHATPISQEEPPKWEGKNRVNILLLGGDSRGKKNSEPPRSDSIMIASIDPVTKKATLFSILRDTYVKIPGYGSDKINAALAYGGASLAMKTVSDFTGLPIQYYVYTDFQGFMALVDAIGGIDLDVEKDMKYSDAWDGHEFDINLKKGYQHLDGKTALQYVRFRHDATSDFTRTERQRKFLTAVAEKMQTTSNILKFPKVLQAVDPYIDTNLPVSDMMKLASLGMEAKGQGIDSQQLPPMELLEERTVGGASVISVKPDKLKTFIQNKLEGIDPSASPSPSPTSASHRKQQEASELTSRR, encoded by the coding sequence ATGCGCCGATTCTTTAAATGGGTCATGCTGACCCTTTGTCTGTGTGTGCTCGGATACGGAGGCTATTACGGTCTATCCATATACAATTCCTTGAACGGACTGAGCAAAGAAGGAAAGGATTCGATTTTTACCAATCCGAATCACGCCACTCCCATAAGCCAGGAAGAGCCGCCCAAGTGGGAGGGCAAGAACCGGGTGAACATTTTGCTGCTCGGAGGAGACTCCCGCGGCAAGAAGAACAGCGAGCCTCCGCGCTCGGATTCCATTATGATCGCATCCATCGATCCCGTTACGAAGAAGGCCACTCTCTTCTCCATTCTTAGAGATACCTACGTGAAGATCCCGGGGTACGGCAGTGATAAGATCAACGCCGCTCTCGCCTACGGCGGAGCCAGCCTGGCCATGAAGACCGTTTCCGATTTTACCGGACTTCCTATTCAATACTATGTCTATACGGACTTCCAAGGCTTCATGGCTCTCGTGGACGCTATCGGCGGCATCGACCTCGATGTAGAGAAGGATATGAAATACAGCGATGCCTGGGACGGTCATGAATTCGACATTAACCTGAAGAAGGGCTACCAGCATCTCGACGGCAAAACGGCTCTTCAGTACGTCCGCTTCCGTCATGACGCCACCTCCGATTTTACAAGGACGGAACGTCAGCGCAAATTCCTGACCGCCGTGGCCGAGAAGATGCAGACCACCTCGAACATCCTGAAATTCCCGAAAGTTCTGCAGGCCGTCGATCCTTACATCGATACCAACCTTCCGGTCAGCGATATGATGAAGCTCGCTTCTCTCGGCATGGAAGCCAAAGGCCAAGGCATCGACTCGCAACAGCTTCCGCCCATGGAACTGCTGGAGGAGAGAACGGTAGGCGGAGCGTCCGTCATTTCCGTGAAGCCGGATAAATTGAAGACCTTTATCCAGAACAAGCTGGAGGGCATTGATCCTTCCGCTTCCCCGTCGCCCTCCCCTACCTCGGCCAGCCACCGGAAGCAGCAGGAAGCTTCCGAGCTGACTTCCCGCCGGTAA
- a CDS encoding ABC transporter ATP-binding protein, whose translation MNAIEVSRLRKEFKVQRNREGVKGALQDLFRREYRHVTAVNDISFTIPQGEICGYIGENGAGKSTTIKMLTGILVPTSGDIRVNGFIPYKEREKFVRGIGVVFGQRSQLWWDIGVIESFQLLRKVYRVGAEDYRQRLNELVERLNLGDLLNRPVRKLSLGQRMRCELAASLLHNPAIVFLDEPTIGLDIVVKTEIREFLKDLNRRYGTTILLTTHDLQDIEALCSRVIMLDDGKIIYDGGLEELKNRWGQGKEVVFRFPEAAALDNLERLTEGLRVQWTMENSYTAKVWVPAEHAGISDVLARVVGVMDIADIQIIETNTDDIVREIYKSGSASYNRSSRGLELSPRRDEGEGSRELQTAGKGGSKS comes from the coding sequence TTGAACGCCATAGAAGTAAGCCGCCTCCGCAAGGAATTCAAAGTCCAGCGCAACCGGGAAGGAGTTAAGGGAGCGCTGCAGGATTTATTCCGCAGGGAGTATCGTCACGTGACAGCGGTAAACGACATCAGCTTCACCATTCCCCAAGGGGAAATTTGCGGATATATAGGAGAGAACGGGGCAGGAAAATCGACAACGATCAAAATGCTTACGGGCATTCTCGTTCCGACATCGGGGGATATTCGCGTTAACGGATTCATTCCTTATAAAGAAAGAGAAAAATTCGTCCGCGGCATAGGCGTCGTGTTCGGCCAGCGGAGCCAGCTATGGTGGGACATTGGGGTCATCGAATCGTTCCAGCTGCTGCGCAAGGTGTACCGGGTTGGCGCCGAGGATTACCGGCAGCGCTTAAACGAGTTGGTGGAGCGCCTTAACCTGGGGGATTTGCTGAACCGGCCCGTCCGCAAGCTTAGCCTGGGACAGAGGATGCGCTGCGAGCTGGCCGCTTCCCTCCTCCATAATCCGGCCATCGTCTTCCTGGACGAGCCTACGATCGGACTGGACATTGTGGTCAAGACGGAAATCCGGGAGTTTCTGAAGGACTTGAACCGGCGGTACGGCACGACCATTCTGCTCACGACGCATGATCTTCAGGATATTGAAGCGCTTTGTTCGCGCGTAATCATGCTCGACGACGGGAAGATTATCTATGACGGGGGGCTGGAGGAGCTTAAGAACCGCTGGGGACAGGGCAAGGAAGTCGTATTTCGCTTTCCCGAGGCCGCTGCCCTCGATAACCTTGAACGGCTGACCGAAGGGCTCCGGGTTCAATGGACGATGGAGAACAGTTACACGGCCAAGGTGTGGGTTCCGGCCGAGCATGCGGGAATATCGGATGTTCTCGCCAGGGTAGTCGGGGTGATGGACATTGCCGACATTCAGATTATTGAGACGAACACCGACGACATTGTCCGGGAAATTTATAAATCGGGCTCGGCCTCCTATAACCGGTCGTCCCGGGGGCTGGAATTGTCTCCGCGAAGGGATGAAGGGGAGGGCTCGAGAGAGCTTCAGACGGCCGGGAAGGGCGGGTCCAAGTCATGA
- a CDS encoding ABC transporter permease: MTGAYLELIRMRFLMMLAYRVNYYSGILIYVLNIGAQYFLWKAIYQDNGTLAGLDMTQMTTYVAVSWMARAFYFNNLDREIAGEIKDGSVAIQFIRPYQYLLVKVMQGMGEGIFRLLLFSIPGMIAACLIFPVKLPANPGTWLIFLLMLGMAFLINSQINILTGLFAFFVENNEGMMRMKRVAVDLFSGLIIPVTFFPGWAETLLRLLPFQAITYLPGAVFTGKVTGGSVGGVLGVQLFWFLALLIPIYAMWRRARYRLFVQGG; the protein is encoded by the coding sequence ATGACCGGCGCCTATCTCGAGCTGATCCGGATGCGGTTTCTCATGATGCTTGCCTACCGGGTCAATTATTACAGCGGCATTCTCATTTATGTGCTCAACATTGGAGCCCAGTATTTTCTATGGAAGGCGATCTATCAGGATAACGGGACGCTCGCCGGACTCGACATGACGCAGATGACGACCTACGTGGCGGTTTCGTGGATGGCCCGTGCGTTCTACTTCAACAACCTGGACCGGGAAATCGCGGGCGAGATCAAGGACGGGAGCGTGGCGATTCAGTTCATCCGGCCTTATCAGTACTTGCTCGTCAAGGTGATGCAGGGAATGGGAGAAGGCATTTTCCGCCTGCTGCTGTTCTCCATTCCGGGGATGATCGCCGCTTGTTTGATCTTTCCGGTGAAACTGCCGGCGAATCCGGGAACCTGGCTCATTTTTCTGCTGATGCTTGGTATGGCCTTCCTCATCAACTCCCAGATCAACATTCTGACCGGGCTCTTTGCCTTCTTCGTGGAGAACAACGAAGGCATGATGCGGATGAAGCGGGTGGCGGTCGACCTGTTCTCGGGGCTGATCATTCCGGTGACCTTCTTCCCGGGTTGGGCGGAGACGCTGCTTCGGCTGCTTCCCTTCCAGGCGATCACCTATCTGCCGGGTGCGGTGTTTACGGGGAAAGTGACGGGCGGCTCGGTCGGCGGGGTGCTCGGGGTCCAGCTGTTCTGGTTCCTGGCCCTTCTTATTCCGATCTATGCCATGTGGCGGCGGGCCCGCTACCGGCTGTTCGTACAGGGAGGGTAA
- a CDS encoding ABC transporter permease, with protein sequence MFYAALFTDYMKNYVKTKLTYRADFWVEVLSDLLFQGINLLFITVVFLHTPVLGGWTQAEVLFIYGYFMVPYGIFSCFFNLWGFSERYIVKGELDRVLTRPAHNLAQLILENMDPPALAGSIVGLVIMGSAWHSAGMEFVWYDPFVFVLLTLGSVLIYGGIYLIFTAISFYIDAPTGILPLIWNLQNYGRYPVTIYNRLLTALLTWVLPFAFVGFYPAAYFLDKTNWGAMALLTPAVGAGFAGAGLLFWNYGIRRYRGAGS encoded by the coding sequence ATGTTCTATGCGGCTTTGTTTACGGATTATATGAAGAATTACGTCAAAACCAAGCTCACCTACCGGGCTGACTTCTGGGTTGAGGTGCTGTCGGATCTGCTGTTTCAAGGGATCAATCTCCTGTTTATTACAGTAGTATTCCTCCATACTCCGGTGCTCGGAGGGTGGACACAGGCTGAGGTGCTCTTCATTTACGGGTATTTTATGGTGCCGTACGGCATCTTCAGCTGCTTCTTCAACCTGTGGGGCTTCTCGGAGCGCTACATCGTCAAAGGGGAGCTCGATCGGGTACTGACACGCCCGGCGCATAATCTCGCCCAGCTTATTCTTGAGAACATGGATCCTCCGGCGCTTGCGGGCTCCATAGTCGGTCTTGTCATCATGGGATCGGCTTGGCACTCCGCCGGGATGGAGTTCGTCTGGTACGATCCGTTTGTGTTTGTGCTGCTGACGCTGGGCTCCGTTCTGATTTACGGAGGAATCTATTTGATTTTTACCGCCATCTCGTTCTATATCGATGCGCCGACAGGAATCCTTCCGCTGATCTGGAACCTGCAGAACTACGGGCGTTACCCGGTGACCATCTACAACCGCCTGCTTACGGCCCTGCTCACCTGGGTGCTGCCGTTTGCCTTTGTAGGCTTCTACCCGGCAGCCTACTTCCTCGATAAGACGAACTGGGGCGCCATGGCGCTGCTGACGCCGGCCGTCGGCGCAGGCTTTGCGGGGGCCGGATTGCTGTTCTGGAATTACGGCATCCGCCGCTACCGGGGAGCGGGCTCGTAA
- the bcp gene encoding thioredoxin-dependent thiol peroxidase, which yields MTNAQHLQEGQPIPDFKLQASNGKSVSLEDFRGKKLVIYFYPADMTPTCTQESCDFRDLTPQIRKAGAEIIGISPDDLKSHGRFIEKHQLPFLLLSDPEHRVCESFGVWQLKKMFGREYMGVERSTFLVDGEGKLIKAWRKVKVKNHAQDVLDAVNGS from the coding sequence ATGACGAACGCCCAGCATCTGCAAGAGGGGCAACCCATTCCGGACTTCAAGCTGCAAGCGTCCAACGGAAAATCGGTCTCCCTTGAAGATTTCAGGGGAAAGAAGCTCGTGATTTACTTTTATCCGGCGGATATGACGCCGACGTGTACGCAGGAATCGTGTGATTTCCGCGATCTTACCCCGCAAATCCGCAAGGCAGGCGCCGAAATTATCGGCATCAGCCCCGACGATTTGAAGTCCCATGGAAGATTTATCGAGAAGCATCAGCTGCCTTTTCTTCTGCTATCCGATCCGGAGCACCGCGTATGCGAGAGCTTTGGGGTCTGGCAGTTGAAGAAGATGTTCGGAAGAGAGTATATGGGGGTGGAGCGCTCCACCTTTCTTGTCGACGGGGAAGGGAAGCTGATCAAGGCCTGGCGCAAGGTAAAGGTGAAGAACCATGCCCAGGACGTGCTGGATGCCGTGAACGGATCGTAA
- a CDS encoding PAS domain S-box protein, whose protein sequence is MEERKCRADVHNQGESLIEKAFRYASFGMAVASLEGDVLEVNPSLCRMLGYSEQEIIKLNFTSLTYQEDFPIDVYYILLMGKGKQDFHQTEKRFHHKDGTTVWALMTVSLVRDDKGTGTGFLVQLLDITQQKLEGNRTRPGAQPAPERKWGGWEVNLGESRVYWSQGMYDLLKMPMDNEPPAGYGEKYVHPEDWEWVLRSFKEAVAGVPCRIQYRLIRPDGTVRTVVTKAEAVLNESGKPVKLVGTTEDVTDHYQYDEELRQSVELYNLISEHAQELISFVSADDGILRYISPSVRTLLGYDAGEVVGTRAILYVHPDDVWLLQEFQRQEGNPAAPLTYRVRHKDGHYIWFETNLRKIRSFKGEVDKILTIGRDVTESRQTQEMLRNSEKLSIAGELAAGIAHEIRNPLTAIKGFVRLMQTSGAKAGYLDIITSELNRIESIVGELLVLSKPREAKFSRQDLIRLLEHVVSFIETQAIMNNVILIKQFNFLSRVYINGDDNQIKQVFINLLKNGIEAMPQGGEILIDVRLEEGMVAVSLTDQGVGIPPDKLAKVGSLFYTTKENGTGLGMMVSHKIIQDHRGTLHLTSQVGLGTTVTVRLPLMG, encoded by the coding sequence ATGGAAGAGAGAAAATGCCGTGCGGACGTACATAATCAGGGAGAGAGCCTTATTGAAAAAGCGTTCCGATACGCTTCGTTCGGCATGGCTGTTGCCTCGCTGGAAGGGGATGTGCTGGAGGTAAACCCTTCTTTATGCCGCATGCTCGGCTACTCGGAACAGGAAATCATTAAGCTGAACTTCACGAGCCTGACCTATCAGGAGGACTTCCCGATTGACGTTTATTACATCCTCCTGATGGGCAAAGGCAAGCAGGATTTCCACCAAACCGAAAAGCGGTTTCATCATAAGGACGGGACAACCGTTTGGGCGTTGATGACCGTGTCCCTCGTCCGGGATGATAAGGGGACCGGCACGGGCTTTCTGGTCCAGCTTCTCGATATCACCCAGCAGAAGCTGGAGGGGAACCGCACCCGCCCCGGCGCACAGCCGGCTCCCGAACGAAAGTGGGGAGGATGGGAGGTCAACCTGGGAGAATCCCGGGTATATTGGTCCCAGGGCATGTACGACCTGCTGAAGATGCCAATGGACAATGAACCGCCCGCAGGTTACGGAGAGAAATATGTTCATCCCGAGGACTGGGAATGGGTCCTCCGGAGTTTTAAGGAGGCGGTCGCGGGAGTACCCTGCCGGATTCAGTACCGATTGATCCGGCCCGACGGGACGGTCCGGACCGTAGTCACGAAGGCGGAGGCTGTCCTTAACGAATCGGGCAAGCCCGTAAAGCTGGTAGGAACCACCGAAGATGTGACGGACCATTACCAATACGACGAGGAGCTTCGCCAAAGCGTCGAGCTGTACAACCTGATCTCGGAGCATGCCCAGGAGCTGATTTCCTTTGTCTCGGCGGATGACGGGATACTTCGGTACATTTCCCCTTCCGTCCGGACGCTCCTCGGCTATGATGCCGGTGAAGTGGTAGGCACCCGGGCCATCCTGTATGTACATCCGGACGATGTCTGGCTGCTTCAGGAATTCCAGAGGCAGGAGGGCAATCCCGCTGCTCCCTTGACCTATCGGGTAAGACACAAGGACGGGCATTACATCTGGTTCGAAACGAACCTCCGGAAAATCCGGAGCTTCAAGGGCGAGGTCGACAAGATTCTGACGATCGGACGGGATGTGACCGAGTCCAGACAGACGCAGGAGATGCTGCGCAACTCCGAGAAGCTGTCAATTGCCGGAGAACTCGCCGCAGGAATCGCCCATGAGATCCGCAATCCGCTGACCGCCATCAAAGGCTTCGTCCGGCTTATGCAGACGAGCGGGGCCAAGGCGGGTTATCTGGACATCATCACGTCCGAGCTGAACCGGATTGAATCCATTGTGGGAGAGCTGCTGGTGCTTTCGAAGCCGCGGGAGGCGAAGTTCAGCAGGCAGGACCTGATCCGGCTTCTAGAGCATGTCGTGTCATTTATCGAGACCCAGGCCATCATGAACAACGTCATTCTGATCAAGCAGTTTAATTTTCTTTCCCGCGTATACATAAACGGAGACGACAATCAAATCAAACAGGTATTCATCAACCTTCTTAAGAACGGCATAGAAGCGATGCCTCAGGGCGGAGAGATCCTTATCGACGTAAGATTAGAAGAGGGAATGGTGGCGGTCAGCCTGACGGATCAGGGAGTCGGCATTCCTCCGGACAAGCTCGCGAAGGTAGGCAGCCTGTTCTATACGACCAAGGAGAACGGAACGGGCCTCGGCATGATGGTGAGCCATAAAATCATCCAGGATCACCGGGGAACCCTGCACTTGACGAGTCAGGTGGGACTGGGAACTACGGTTACCGTACGCCTTCCTCTTATGGGATAA
- a CDS encoding acetylxylan esterase, whose translation MPQPYDLSLDQLRTYKPGLTRQHDFDDFWEGTLDELSTVPMTYDLVPYSYPVKGVMVYRITFSGFLNAPIDGWLALPAGEGPHPGLVLYHGYNWAFDGRLHETVNWALRGYASLQMLVRGQQGDSVDNVVPSHGGTAGWMTKGIMSPEEYYYRAVYMDAVRAIDILASLDQVDAKRIAVAGDSQGGALTLAAAALSDLPALALAEYPYLSNFERAIDLAPKGPYLEINEYFRRNSNPAIEDMAKRTLSYFDVMNLASRIQCHTWMCVGLVDEITPPSTVFAAYNHLQCSKEMHVYRYFGHEPIPATVEPRLQLLKDRLQS comes from the coding sequence TTGCCGCAGCCTTATGATTTGTCCTTGGATCAGCTCCGCACGTATAAACCGGGATTGACCCGGCAGCATGATTTCGATGATTTCTGGGAAGGAACCCTAGATGAGCTTTCCACGGTTCCCATGACCTACGACCTTGTTCCCTACTCTTATCCCGTTAAGGGCGTCATGGTTTACCGCATCACCTTCTCCGGGTTCCTGAATGCGCCTATTGACGGGTGGCTGGCGCTTCCCGCGGGTGAGGGACCTCATCCCGGGCTTGTGCTTTATCACGGCTACAATTGGGCCTTTGACGGCCGGCTGCACGAAACGGTTAACTGGGCGCTGCGGGGCTATGCTTCGCTTCAAATGCTCGTACGGGGACAGCAGGGAGACAGCGTGGACAATGTCGTTCCTTCCCACGGAGGGACGGCGGGCTGGATGACGAAGGGAATCATGAGCCCGGAGGAATATTACTACCGCGCCGTTTACATGGATGCCGTCCGGGCGATTGATATTCTGGCCTCACTCGACCAGGTCGATGCCAAACGGATCGCCGTAGCGGGAGACAGCCAGGGAGGGGCGCTGACGCTGGCCGCCGCCGCTTTGTCGGACCTGCCTGCACTTGCTTTGGCGGAGTATCCTTACCTGTCGAACTTCGAGCGGGCGATTGACCTGGCTCCGAAGGGGCCTTATCTCGAGATTAACGAATATTTCCGCCGCAATTCCAATCCGGCCATCGAAGACATGGCGAAACGGACGCTCTCCTATTTTGACGTCATGAACCTGGCTTCCCGGATCCAATGCCATACGTGGATGTGCGTCGGTCTCGTGGACGAGATCACCCCGCCTTCCACCGTATTCGCGGCCTATAATCACCTCCAATGCTCCAAGGAAATGCATGTGTACCGGTACTTCGGCCACGAGCCTATTCCGGCGACAGTCGAACCGAGGCTGCAGCTGCTCAAGGACCGGCTCCAAAGCTGA
- a CDS encoding polysaccharide deacetylase codes for MTECALIKKWIEKKRLILLLIGAVLLPAAGWPPSAAAAASADKGGDRASLQETYAQLKAGKRVGGPGEAAKPPEERTVYLTFDDGPSRLTPQVLDILKEQGVQATFFQLGQSAQAYPQYVRRVLAEGHAIGNHSYDHVYNKLYSDFASFWGQIRRTEDALYDIAGIRPRLVRAPGGTATNFDAFYYYYLDQAGYRVTDWNTDSQDASRAGVPADEIIRAVKNTPLKQEMNVLMHDGTGHEQTVKALPAIIAYFKEHGYRFAALSQEVKPVQFGIAKLKWTRSESFEGFQDHLASAWERAAAWKDEGSGEEAEAPAGKPEKQEPPEVRAEPEPPSPQAEPYPLKLKIGEEEITLDGTRYDLREGRLAVPLRLLAEKLGARVEWNGTEMSAAVTLGGQRLEYRLLEHTIREKLPDGSWKGSPLADFRLVNGEIRVGLRKTAELLGGRIGRVVFSAETREVEVRGPGFRLLPLTA; via the coding sequence ATGACCGAATGTGCCCTTATTAAGAAATGGATCGAGAAGAAGCGCCTTATCCTGCTGCTGATAGGCGCTGTTTTATTGCCCGCCGCTGGATGGCCGCCGTCCGCAGCCGCAGCCGCATCGGCGGACAAAGGAGGCGATAGGGCATCCCTTCAGGAAACGTATGCCCAGCTGAAGGCGGGCAAGCGGGTGGGGGGACCGGGGGAAGCGGCGAAGCCTCCGGAGGAGCGCACCGTCTACCTGACCTTCGACGACGGGCCGAGCCGGCTGACCCCTCAGGTGCTCGATATTCTGAAGGAGCAGGGCGTGCAGGCCACTTTCTTTCAGCTGGGACAATCGGCCCAAGCCTATCCCCAGTATGTCCGCCGGGTGCTGGCGGAAGGACACGCGATCGGCAATCATTCCTACGATCATGTTTACAATAAGCTGTACAGTGACTTCGCTTCCTTCTGGGGGCAGATCCGCCGGACGGAAGACGCGTTGTACGACATTGCGGGCATTCGCCCCCGTCTTGTCCGGGCTCCGGGAGGAACGGCGACGAATTTTGACGCTTTCTACTACTATTACTTGGACCAAGCGGGGTACCGGGTGACCGACTGGAATACGGACAGCCAGGATGCCAGCCGGGCCGGGGTGCCCGCCGATGAGATTATCCGGGCGGTTAAGAACACGCCGCTGAAGCAGGAAATGAATGTCTTGATGCATGACGGGACGGGACACGAACAAACGGTAAAGGCTCTTCCCGCCATCATCGCCTACTTCAAGGAGCACGGTTACCGCTTTGCCGCGTTAAGCCAGGAGGTCAAGCCGGTTCAATTCGGGATCGCCAAACTCAAATGGACCCGTTCCGAATCTTTCGAAGGCTTCCAAGACCATCTGGCCAGCGCCTGGGAGAGAGCCGCAGCCTGGAAGGACGAAGGCAGCGGCGAGGAAGCCGAGGCTCCGGCCGGCAAACCGGAGAAGCAGGAACCCCCGGAGGTCCGGGCGGAACCGGAACCCCCGTCTCCCCAGGCGGAGCCGTATCCGCTTAAGCTGAAGATAGGGGAAGAAGAGATTACGCTAGATGGCACCCGGTACGATCTCCGGGAGGGGCGGCTTGCCGTTCCCTTGCGGCTTCTGGCAGAGAAGCTCGGCGCCCGGGTCGAGTGGAACGGCACGGAGATGTCGGCGGCCGTTACGCTCGGCGGGCAGCGGCTCGAATACCGTCTGCTGGAGCATACCATCCGGGAGAAGCTGCCGGACGGCAGCTGGAAAGGAAGCCCCCTCGCCGACTTTCGCCTGGTGAACGGGGAGATAAGGGTCGGCTTGAGGAAAACGGCGGAGCTTCTGGGCGGCCGGATCGGCCGCGTGGTCTTTTCGGCGGAAACCCGCGAAGTGGAGGTAAGGGGGCCGGGCTTTCGTCTTCTTCCTTTGACTGCTTAG
- a CDS encoding AAA family ATPase, which translates to MHSDTLPSYPLWDEPQSILSRMIDNIERVILGKRETIEAVLASLLAGGHVLLEDVPGVGKTQLVRSLAKTVDCSYSRIQFTPDLLPSDVTGVSVYHQRTGQFEFRPGPIFAQLVLADELNRTTPKTQAALLEAMEEGQVTADGETRRLPYPFMLLATQNPVDQEGTYGLPEAQLDRFLMRVGLGYPGLRQEIEMLNRLSDPSPLDRLKPVVLQEELVQLQRLVRRVHADEAILRYVVEISSGTRDHKDLLLGASPRASAALLTAAKARAFMNGRSYCIPDDVKGFSEPVLAHRLVLSPEARLSGIRSDELLQHIVSKIPVPGMRRAAGS; encoded by the coding sequence ATGCACAGCGATACGCTTCCTTCTTACCCTTTGTGGGATGAACCGCAATCGATTCTATCCCGCATGATCGATAACATCGAGAGAGTCATCCTTGGCAAAAGAGAAACGATAGAAGCCGTGCTGGCATCCTTGCTGGCGGGCGGCCACGTTCTTCTGGAGGATGTGCCGGGAGTAGGCAAAACGCAGCTCGTCCGTTCCCTGGCCAAGACGGTCGACTGCAGCTACAGCCGCATCCAGTTCACGCCGGATCTGCTGCCTTCGGACGTGACTGGAGTTTCCGTCTATCACCAGCGGACCGGACAGTTCGAATTCCGGCCGGGTCCGATCTTCGCCCAGCTGGTGCTGGCCGACGAACTCAACCGGACCACGCCCAAAACCCAGGCCGCCCTGCTGGAGGCGATGGAAGAGGGACAGGTGACGGCCGACGGCGAAACCCGCCGGCTACCCTATCCGTTCATGCTTCTCGCAACCCAAAATCCGGTCGACCAGGAAGGGACCTATGGCCTTCCGGAGGCCCAGCTCGACCGTTTCCTGATGAGGGTCGGCTTGGGTTACCCCGGCTTGAGGCAGGAAATCGAGATGCTGAACCGGCTCTCCGATCCCTCTCCTCTGGACCGCCTGAAGCCGGTCGTTCTGCAGGAGGAGCTGGTGCAGCTGCAGCGTCTCGTCCGCCGCGTGCATGCCGATGAGGCGATTCTCCGCTATGTCGTCGAAATCTCCTCCGGGACAAGGGACCACAAGGATCTCCTCCTGGGGGCGAGTCCCCGCGCTTCCGCCGCCCTGCTGACGGCGGCCAAGGCGAGGGCTTTCATGAACGGCCGGTCCTACTGCATCCCGGACGATGTCAAAGGCTTTAGCGAGCCTGTCCTCGCCCACCGGCTCGTGCTGTCCCCGGAAGCCCGTCTCTCGGGCATCCGCTCCGACGAGCTGCTGCAGCATATCGTCTCCAAAATCCCCGTGCCCGGCATGCGCCGGGCAGCCGGCTCTTAG
- a CDS encoding DUF58 domain-containing protein has translation MNRWGNGLILVLGLLTSICYAGFVGGYAAWFLCGSLGLLVLYAGGVKGMALRGLTVTSRVTPSWGFAGEEVTVELRLTRSFPFPFPLAWLMVRDRWAGAAGAGNGEGSIVFPGFARQLNYRYRVTLPRGVYRSHEVTVLTGDWFGFVTHAVRRESPVEAAACPVPAAVPSPPQAAGEGRPSAALLPSVRESGLAGAREYAPGDPLRRIHWKATARSGSLMTREAEPESAGGTMLFVDAGAAGGAAALEACARTAAGLLARTAARGPAPGLACGGLRPAVRLPGGPRLGFRAAARPLAELAPGGPAASGPGAFARLVSREAPALAPGTAVLAVTAAPDERLLAALGALARRRCPVRLYHVQPGDGAPAGREAADAAWRRRCEAEGCGYTAVAVPPEAPRAALAEAAGRHGAHGAQAPARKGAGRDDASA, from the coding sequence ATGAACCGATGGGGCAACGGTTTGATTCTTGTACTGGGCCTGCTCACCTCGATCTGCTATGCCGGGTTTGTCGGGGGGTATGCCGCTTGGTTCCTGTGCGGAAGCCTGGGCCTGCTGGTCCTGTATGCAGGCGGTGTCAAAGGAATGGCTTTAAGGGGACTGACGGTAACCTCCCGGGTCACCCCCTCCTGGGGGTTTGCCGGAGAAGAGGTAACCGTGGAGCTGAGGCTGACGCGAAGCTTCCCCTTTCCCTTTCCCTTGGCCTGGTTAATGGTTAGGGACCGGTGGGCCGGGGCGGCGGGGGCGGGAAACGGGGAGGGCAGTATCGTCTTTCCGGGCTTCGCGCGGCAGCTGAACTACCGCTACCGGGTTACCCTTCCCCGGGGAGTGTACCGTTCCCATGAAGTCACGGTCCTCACCGGGGACTGGTTCGGCTTCGTCACTCACGCCGTCCGGCGGGAAAGCCCGGTCGAAGCGGCGGCCTGTCCCGTTCCGGCGGCGGTTCCTTCTCCCCCGCAAGCGGCAGGAGAGGGGCGGCCATCCGCCGCCCTGCTCCCTTCGGTGCGGGAAAGCGGCCTGGCGGGGGCACGGGAGTACGCCCCCGGCGATCCGCTTCGGCGCATCCACTGGAAGGCGACGGCCCGAAGCGGCAGCCTAATGACGCGGGAAGCCGAGCCCGAGAGCGCCGGGGGGACGATGCTCTTCGTCGACGCGGGAGCCGCCGGCGGGGCCGCCGCGCTTGAGGCGTGCGCCCGCACGGCCGCCGGCCTGCTCGCGCGCACCGCCGCCCGCGGCCCGGCACCCGGGCTCGCCTGCGGCGGCCTGCGGCCTGCCGTGCGGCTGCCGGGCGGCCCGCGCCTCGGCTTCCGCGCCGCCGCGAGGCCGCTCGCCGAGCTCGCGCCGGGCGGGCCCGCCGCCTCCGGCCCGGGCGCCTTCGCCCGGCTCGTCTCGCGCGAGGCGCCGGCTCTTGCGCCGGGCACGGCCGTGCTGGCTGTGACGGCCGCGCCCGACGAGCGGCTGCTAGCGGCGCTCGGCGCGCTGGCCCGCCGCCGGTGCCCCGTCCGGCTGTACCATGTTCAGCCGGGAGACGGGGCCCCAGCGGGCCGCGAGGCCGCGGACGCCGCTTGGCGGCGGCGCTGCGAGGCGGAGGGCTGCGGCTACACGGCCGTGGCCGTGCCGCCGGAAGCCCCGCGGGCGGCCCTGGCCGAAGCGGCCGGGCGGCACGGGGCGCACGGGGCGCAGGCTCCGGCGCGGAAGGGGGCGGGCCGAGATGATGCGAGCGCCTAG